A window of the Pseudomonas fluorescens genome harbors these coding sequences:
- the prmB gene encoding 50S ribosomal protein L3 N(5)-glutamine methyltransferase, with protein sequence MITSRLRTLRDHIRWAVSRFHGEDLFFGHGTDNAWDEARQLVLGALHLPWEIADSYLDCALEDDELVNLQRLLKRRIEERIPTAYLLGEAWFCGMSFIVDERVLIPRSPIGELIENRFAPWIGDEPARILDLCTGSGCIGIACAYEFQNSEVVLADLSFEALEVANRNIERHGVDERVFTVQGDGFDGLPGQRFDLIVSNPPYVDAEDFADMPDEYQHEPELGLACGDDGLNLVRRMLAEAADHLTEKGLLIVEVGNSQVHVEALYPEVDFAWLEFERGGHGVFMLTAEQCRAHQALFASRV encoded by the coding sequence GTGATCACTTCCCGACTTCGTACCCTGCGCGACCACATCCGTTGGGCCGTCAGCCGCTTCCATGGGGAGGATCTGTTTTTCGGCCATGGCACCGACAATGCCTGGGACGAAGCCCGGCAGCTAGTGCTCGGTGCCTTGCACCTGCCATGGGAAATCGCCGACAGCTACCTGGATTGCGCGCTGGAAGACGATGAACTGGTCAACCTTCAGCGCCTGCTCAAGCGTCGCATCGAAGAACGCATTCCGACCGCTTACCTGCTGGGCGAAGCCTGGTTCTGCGGCATGTCGTTCATTGTCGATGAGCGCGTGCTGATCCCGCGCTCGCCGATTGGCGAGCTGATCGAAAACCGTTTTGCGCCGTGGATCGGCGACGAACCGGCGCGCATTCTCGACCTGTGCACCGGCTCCGGCTGCATCGGCATCGCCTGCGCCTACGAGTTCCAGAATTCCGAAGTAGTGCTGGCGGACCTGTCGTTCGAAGCGCTGGAAGTGGCGAACCGGAACATCGAGCGTCATGGCGTCGATGAGCGTGTGTTCACCGTGCAGGGCGATGGTTTCGATGGTCTGCCGGGTCAACGATTCGACCTGATCGTGTCGAACCCGCCCTACGTCGATGCGGAAGATTTCGCCGACATGCCGGACGAATACCAGCACGAGCCAGAACTGGGCCTGGCCTGCGGCGACGATGGTTTGAACCTGGTGCGTCGGATGCTCGCCGAAGCGGCGGATCATTTGACCGAGAAGGGTTTGCTCATTGTCGAGGTGGGCAACAGCCAGGTACACGTCGAAGCGCTGTACCCGGAAGTCGATTTCGCCTGGCTGGAGTTCGAGCGTGGCGGGCATGGCGTGTTCATGCTGACCGCCGAACAGTGCCGCGCCCATCAGGCACTGTTCGCTTCTCGCGTCTGA
- a CDS encoding cysteine hydrolase family protein, with protein sequence MSVPKTMFQLSGRGYAAATLSHATVVIIDAQKEYLSGPLALKGMDAAVANIKQLVAAARAAGRPIVHVRHLGTVGGLFDPQGERGEFIPGLEPQGDETIIGKLLPSAFHGTELYDRLQTIGSLDLIVCGFMSHSSVSTTVRAAKNLGFRCTLVEDACATRDLPFKGRVLSAEQVQEAEMAIMADNFATLALTQDLI encoded by the coding sequence ATGTCCGTTCCAAAAACGATGTTTCAACTCAGCGGTCGCGGTTACGCAGCGGCCACGTTGAGCCATGCCACCGTGGTCATCATCGATGCCCAGAAAGAATACCTCAGCGGCCCGCTGGCCCTGAAAGGCATGGACGCGGCTGTCGCGAACATCAAACAACTGGTTGCCGCCGCCCGCGCAGCCGGCCGACCGATCGTGCACGTGCGTCACCTCGGCACCGTCGGCGGTCTGTTCGACCCGCAAGGCGAACGCGGCGAGTTCATCCCCGGCCTGGAACCCCAGGGCGATGAAACCATCATCGGCAAACTGCTGCCGAGCGCCTTCCACGGCACAGAACTCTACGATCGTCTGCAAACCATCGGCTCGCTGGACCTGATCGTCTGCGGTTTCATGAGCCATTCCAGCGTCAGCACCACCGTGCGCGCGGCGAAGAACCTGGGTTTCCGCTGCACCCTGGTCGAAGACGCCTGCGCCACCCGCGATCTGCCGTTCAAGGGCCGCGTGCTCAGCGCCGAACAGGTGCAGGAAGCGGAAATGGCGATCATGGCCGACAACTTCGCCACCCTCGCGCTGACCCAGGATCTGATCTGA
- the folE gene encoding GTP cyclohydrolase I FolE, which translates to MSLEQNYTAILGQLGEDVSREGLLDTPKRAAKAMQYLCRGYEQTLEEVTNGALFSSDNSEMVLVKDIELYSLCEHHLLPFIGKAHVAYIPSGKVLGLSKVARIVDMYARRLQIQENLSRQIADAVQQVTGALGVAVVIEAKHMCMMMRGVEKQNSSMITSVMLGEFRENAATRSEFLSLIK; encoded by the coding sequence ATGTCCCTGGAACAGAATTACACCGCGATTCTCGGCCAACTGGGCGAGGACGTCTCCCGCGAGGGCCTGCTCGACACGCCGAAGCGTGCCGCCAAAGCCATGCAGTACCTCTGCCGCGGTTATGAACAGACGCTCGAAGAGGTCACCAACGGTGCCCTGTTCAGCTCCGACAACAGCGAAATGGTGCTGGTCAAGGACATCGAGCTCTACTCGTTGTGCGAACACCACCTGCTGCCGTTCATCGGCAAGGCCCACGTCGCGTACATCCCGAGCGGCAAAGTGCTGGGCCTGTCGAAGGTCGCGCGGATCGTCGACATGTACGCCCGCCGCCTGCAGATTCAGGAAAACCTCAGCCGCCAGATCGCCGATGCGGTCCAGCAGGTCACCGGCGCGCTGGGCGTGGCCGTGGTGATCGAGGCCAAGCACATGTGCATGATGATGCGCGGTGTGGAGAAACAGAATTCGTCGATGATCACCTCGGTGATGCTCGGTGAGTTCCGTGAAAACGCGGCGACCCGCAGCGAGTTTCTCAGCCTGATCAAGTAA
- a CDS encoding alpha/beta hydrolase: protein MMLRVLILSLSLFTGFVQATVLQRPVTLTTDNGELFGSLLLPKSDNPVPLVLILSGSGPTDRDGNNPDGGRNDSLKRLAWVLAKHNVATVRFDKRGVAASLAATPDERNLSVEAYVADAVAWGQKLKADPRFGPLILLGHSEGALIASLAAPKVDAAAVISLSGTARPIDQVLRRQLARSLPPPLMLRSNELLDSLKAGRTDDNVPAPLQVIFRPSVQPYLISLFRQDPAAAFAQLKMPALIVQGSNDIQVQVDDAKLLKAAKPDAQLALIEGMNHVLRIVPNDVKRQLASYKDPNLPLAAELGTRVLEFIDGLRTR, encoded by the coding sequence ATGATGCTGCGAGTTTTGATCTTGAGCCTTTCCCTGTTTACCGGCTTCGTCCAGGCGACTGTCCTGCAACGACCGGTCACATTGACGACTGACAACGGCGAACTTTTCGGCTCGCTGTTGCTGCCGAAATCCGACAACCCCGTGCCGCTTGTCCTGATCCTTTCTGGCTCGGGTCCTACGGATCGTGACGGAAACAACCCCGACGGCGGGCGCAATGACAGCCTCAAGCGACTGGCCTGGGTGCTGGCCAAACACAACGTCGCCACCGTGCGTTTCGACAAGCGCGGCGTGGCCGCCAGCCTTGCGGCAACTCCGGACGAGCGAAACCTGTCGGTGGAAGCTTACGTGGCGGACGCCGTGGCCTGGGGCCAGAAGCTGAAAGCCGATCCGCGCTTCGGCCCGTTGATCCTGCTCGGCCACAGCGAAGGCGCGCTGATTGCCAGTCTTGCGGCGCCAAAGGTCGACGCGGCGGCGGTCATTTCGCTTTCTGGCACGGCCCGACCGATCGATCAGGTGCTGCGTCGGCAACTGGCCCGCAGCCTCCCTCCCCCGCTGATGCTGCGCAGCAACGAATTGCTCGACAGCCTCAAGGCCGGGCGCACCGACGATAATGTGCCGGCGCCGTTGCAGGTGATTTTCCGTCCGAGTGTGCAGCCGTATCTGATATCGCTGTTCCGTCAGGATCCGGCGGCGGCCTTCGCCCAGCTGAAAATGCCCGCGTTGATCGTGCAAGGCAGCAACGACATTCAGGTTCAGGTCGATGATGCGAAATTGCTCAAGGCCGCCAAACCGGACGCGCAACTGGCGCTGATCGAAGGCATGAACCACGTGTTGCGCATCGTGCCCAACGATGTGAAGCGGCAACTGGCCTCCTACAAGGACCCGAATTTGCCGCTGGCGGCGGAACTGGGGACACGCGTCCTTGAATTTATTGACGGACTTCGCACCCGTTGA
- the uraD gene encoding 2-oxo-4-hydroxy-4-carboxy-5-ureidoimidazoline decarboxylase encodes MSTFQTLKPSTLSRDAFVKAFADIYEHSPWVAEKAFDLGQDASIDQIETLHQRMSDILLSADHASQLALINAHPDLAGKAAVQGELTEASTNEQAGAGIHQCTAEEFQRFTELNDAYKAKFKFPFIMAVKGSNRHQILAAFETRIHNPVDTEFKCALAEINKIALFRLLTL; translated from the coding sequence ATGAGCACCTTTCAAACCCTGAAACCGTCGACCCTGAGCCGCGACGCCTTCGTCAAAGCCTTCGCCGACATCTACGAGCATTCGCCATGGGTGGCCGAGAAGGCCTTCGACCTGGGCCAGGACGCTTCGATCGACCAGATCGAAACCCTGCACCAGCGCATGAGCGACATCCTGTTGAGCGCCGATCACGCCAGTCAGCTGGCACTGATCAACGCTCACCCGGACCTGGCCGGCAAAGCTGCCGTCCAGGGCGAGTTGACCGAAGCCAGCACCAATGAACAGGCTGGCGCCGGTATTCACCAATGCACGGCCGAAGAGTTCCAGCGCTTCACCGAGCTGAACGACGCCTACAAAGCCAAGTTCAAGTTTCCCTTCATCATGGCGGTAAAAGGCAGCAACCGGCATCAGATCCTCGCGGCGTTCGAAACGCGCATTCACAACCCGGTCGACACCGAGTTCAAATGCGCGCTGGCGGAGATCAACAAGATTGCCCTGTTCCGATTACTGACTCTCTAG
- a CDS encoding NCS2 family permease, giving the protein MESRKSEASTLELSPPLRNGLLERIFKLSLHGTTVKTELIAGLTTFITMAYIIFVNPNIMADAGIDHGAAFVATCIAAALGCLLMGLYANWPVGLAPGMGLNAFFTYTVVGTMGYNWETALGAVFVSGVLFMILTFSRIREWLLNSIPVSLRFAMGAGVGLFLGLIGLKTAGIVVDSPATLIKLGSLREPGPLLAAICFLMIAILSYHKVFGAILISIITVTLAGWGIGLVHYEGIMSAPPSLAPTFMAMNVAGVFNVSMISVVLAFLFVHMFDTAGTLMGVAQRANLVNADGRIENLSRAMKADSASSVFGAVVGVPPVTSYVESAAGVAAGGRTGLTAVTVGVLFIAAMFFAPLAGMIPAYATAGALIYVAMLMMGGMAHIEWDEATDSIPAIVTAIMMPLTFSVADGIALGFITYVALKAGTGKYKEISVSLWVLCAIFIAKFIFL; this is encoded by the coding sequence GTGGAAAGCCGCAAATCCGAAGCATCGACGCTGGAACTCTCGCCGCCGTTACGCAATGGCCTGCTGGAGCGCATCTTTAAACTCAGCTTGCATGGCACCACGGTGAAGACCGAGCTGATTGCCGGTCTGACAACCTTCATCACCATGGCCTACATCATCTTCGTCAACCCGAACATCATGGCCGATGCCGGGATCGATCACGGTGCAGCCTTCGTCGCCACCTGTATCGCCGCTGCGCTGGGCTGCCTGCTGATGGGCCTCTACGCCAACTGGCCGGTAGGCCTGGCGCCGGGCATGGGCCTCAACGCATTCTTCACCTACACCGTGGTCGGCACCATGGGCTACAACTGGGAAACCGCCCTCGGTGCGGTGTTCGTCTCGGGCGTACTGTTCATGATCCTGACCTTTTCGCGGATTCGCGAATGGCTGCTCAACAGCATCCCGGTCAGCCTGCGCTTTGCGATGGGCGCCGGTGTGGGTCTGTTCCTCGGGCTGATCGGTCTGAAAACCGCCGGCATCGTCGTCGATAGCCCGGCCACCCTGATCAAGCTCGGCTCGCTGCGTGAACCCGGCCCGCTGCTTGCCGCCATCTGCTTCCTGATGATCGCGATTCTCAGCTACCACAAAGTGTTCGGCGCGATCCTCATCAGCATCATCACCGTGACCCTCGCGGGCTGGGGGATTGGTCTGGTGCACTACGAGGGCATCATGTCCGCCCCGCCAAGCCTGGCGCCGACCTTCATGGCCATGAACGTCGCCGGCGTATTCAACGTCAGCATGATCAGCGTGGTACTGGCCTTCCTGTTCGTACACATGTTCGACACCGCCGGCACCTTGATGGGCGTCGCCCAGCGCGCCAACCTGGTGAACGCTGACGGCCGTATCGAAAACCTCTCCCGCGCCATGAAAGCCGACTCCGCCTCCAGCGTTTTCGGCGCGGTCGTCGGCGTTCCGCCGGTCACCAGCTACGTGGAAAGTGCTGCCGGTGTAGCGGCTGGTGGTCGGACTGGTCTTACCGCAGTCACCGTGGGTGTGCTATTTATAGCCGCGATGTTCTTTGCACCGCTGGCCGGCATGATTCCCGCTTACGCCACCGCCGGCGCGCTGATTTACGTAGCGATGCTGATGATGGGCGGCATGGCGCACATCGAATGGGACGAAGCGACCGACAGCATTCCGGCGATCGTCACCGCGATCATGATGCCGCTGACCTTCTCGGTCGCCGACGGTATCGCGCTGGGCTTCATTACCTATGTCGCGCTGAAGGCCGGCACCGGTAAATACAAAGAGATCTCCGTCAGCCTGTGGGTGCTCTGCGCGATCTTCATCGCCAAGTTCATCTTCCTGTAA
- a CDS encoding glutathione S-transferase N-terminal domain-containing protein, translating into MFVKALRVGLGQLIIFVDFLTRPGKKQRPAAAQAQVDAAAKDLTLYQFHACPFCVKTRRSLRRLNVPVALKDAKNNEQDRQTLLEQGGKIKVPCLRIEENGQTTWMYESNTIIEYLNKRFAAV; encoded by the coding sequence GTGTTCGTCAAAGCGCTTCGTGTCGGCCTCGGCCAACTGATCATCTTCGTTGATTTCCTGACCCGCCCGGGCAAGAAGCAGCGCCCCGCCGCTGCCCAGGCTCAGGTTGACGCCGCCGCCAAGGACCTGACCCTGTATCAGTTCCACGCCTGCCCGTTCTGCGTGAAGACCCGCCGCAGCCTGCGTCGCCTGAATGTGCCGGTGGCCCTGAAAGATGCGAAAAACAACGAGCAGGATCGCCAGACCCTGCTGGAACAGGGCGGCAAGATCAAAGTGCCGTGCCTGCGCATTGAAGAGAACGGCCAGACCACCTGGATGTATGAGTCCAACACAATCATCGAGTATTTGAACAAGCGGTTCGCCGCGGTCTGA
- the puuE gene encoding allantoinase PuuE → MSADYPRDLIGYGSNPPHPHWPGNARIALSFVLNYEEGGERNILHGDKESEAFLSEMVAAQPLQGARNMSMESLYEYGSRAGVWRILKLFKEFDIPLTIFAVAMAAQRHPDVIRAMVEAGHEICSHGYRWIDYQYMDEAQEREHMLEAIRILTELTGERPLGWYTGRTGPNTRRLVMEEGGFLYDCDTYDDDLPYWEPNNPTGKPHLVIPYTLDTNDMRFTQVQGFNKGDDFFEYLKDAFDVLYAEGAEAPKMLSIGLHCRLVGRPARLASLKRFIEYAKSHEQVWFSRRVDIARHWHETHPYQGAAK, encoded by the coding sequence GTGAGCGCTGACTACCCACGCGACCTGATCGGTTACGGCAGTAACCCTCCTCACCCACACTGGCCGGGCAATGCCCGGATCGCCCTGTCGTTCGTGCTCAATTACGAAGAAGGCGGCGAGCGCAACATTCTGCACGGCGACAAAGAATCGGAAGCCTTCCTCTCGGAAATGGTCGCGGCCCAGCCTCTGCAAGGCGCGCGCAACATGAGCATGGAATCGCTTTACGAGTATGGCAGCCGTGCCGGCGTCTGGCGGATCCTGAAACTGTTCAAGGAATTCGACATTCCGCTGACCATCTTCGCCGTGGCCATGGCCGCCCAGCGTCACCCGGACGTGATCCGTGCGATGGTCGAGGCCGGTCACGAGATCTGCAGCCACGGTTACCGCTGGATCGACTACCAGTACATGGACGAGGCGCAGGAACGCGAGCACATGCTCGAAGCGATCCGCATCCTCACCGAACTCACCGGCGAGCGCCCGCTGGGCTGGTACACCGGCCGCACCGGCCCGAACACCCGTCGTCTGGTGATGGAAGAAGGCGGTTTCCTCTACGACTGCGACACCTACGACGATGATCTGCCCTACTGGGAACCGAACAACCCGACCGGCAAGCCGCATTTGGTGATCCCGTACACCCTGGACACCAACGACATGCGCTTTACCCAGGTCCAGGGTTTCAACAAGGGCGACGATTTCTTCGAATACCTCAAAGATGCGTTCGACGTGCTTTATGCCGAAGGCGCCGAAGCACCGAAGATGCTGTCGATCGGTCTGCACTGCCGTCTGGTGGGCCGTCCGGCGCGTCTGGCTTCGCTCAAGCGCTTTATCGAATACGCTAAAAGTCATGAACAGGTGTGGTTCAGCCGCCGCGTCGACATCGCGCGTCACTGGCACGAAACCCACCCGTACCAAGGGGCTGCCAAATGA
- a CDS encoding PLP-dependent aminotransferase family protein, producing MAFSERVSRLKSSLIREILAAAQRPEVMSFAGGLPAEAMLPKVEWADMPLSLGQYGMSEGEPALREALAAEARALGLPCEASQVLVVSGSQQTLDLAAKLYIDKGTEILLEAPTYLAALQIFQLFGADCLTVPLEADGPNLAQLRQRLEQHRPAFIYLIPTFQNPSAVRYSEAKREAVAALLDEFGVTLIEDEPYRELTFDGGSAQPIAGRLKRSSWIYTGTVSKTLLPGLRVGYLIASPDLFPHLLKLKQSADLHTNRIGQWQALQWIGSEKYQQHLSELRSFYRQRRDAFQAALETHFADLADWNTPQGGLFFWLTLKQPLDTRTLLNTALANDVAFMPGEPFFPEPDRNHGHLRLNFSHIDPARLDEGLKRLAAVVRQAQAAQAA from the coding sequence ATGGCTTTTTCCGAACGTGTCTCGCGCCTCAAAAGTTCTCTGATCCGTGAAATCCTTGCCGCGGCCCAGCGCCCGGAAGTCATGTCCTTCGCTGGCGGTTTGCCTGCCGAAGCCATGTTGCCAAAGGTCGAGTGGGCCGACATGCCACTGTCTCTCGGCCAGTACGGCATGAGCGAAGGCGAGCCGGCACTGCGCGAAGCACTGGCGGCAGAGGCGAGGGCGCTGGGTTTGCCGTGTGAGGCGAGTCAAGTTCTAGTGGTTAGCGGCTCCCAGCAAACACTCGACCTGGCGGCCAAGCTGTACATCGACAAGGGCACCGAAATCCTGCTCGAAGCGCCGACGTATCTGGCGGCCTTGCAGATCTTCCAGCTGTTCGGCGCCGATTGTCTGACCGTACCGCTGGAGGCTGACGGTCCGAACCTTGCGCAACTGCGCCAGCGTCTGGAGCAGCACCGTCCGGCGTTCATCTATTTGATTCCGACCTTCCAGAACCCGTCCGCCGTGCGCTACAGCGAAGCCAAGCGCGAAGCCGTTGCGGCATTGCTCGACGAATTCGGCGTGACCCTGATCGAAGACGAGCCTTATCGCGAGCTGACCTTCGACGGCGGCAGCGCCCAGCCGATTGCCGGACGCCTGAAAAGATCCAGCTGGATCTACACCGGCACCGTGTCGAAAACCCTGTTGCCGGGCCTGCGCGTCGGCTACCTGATCGCCAGCCCGGATCTTTTCCCGCATCTGCTCAAGCTCAAACAATCGGCGGATCTGCACACCAACCGCATCGGTCAGTGGCAGGCATTGCAGTGGATCGGCAGTGAGAAATATCAGCAGCATTTGAGTGAATTGCGCAGCTTCTACCGTCAGCGACGCGATGCATTTCAAGCCGCGCTGGAAACCCATTTCGCCGACCTGGCGGACTGGAACACACCGCAGGGCGGGCTGTTTTTCTGGCTGACCCTGAAGCAACCGCTGGACACCCGCACGCTGCTGAACACCGCGCTGGCCAATGATGTGGCGTTCATGCCGGGCGAACCGTTCTTCCCTGAGCCGGATCGCAATCACGGTCATTTGCGCCTGAACTTCAGCCACATCGATCCGGCTCGTCTGGACGAAGGGCTCAAGCGTCTGGCGGCGGTGGTGCGCCAGGCCCAGGCCGCGCAGGCGGCATAA
- a CDS encoding Smr/MutS family protein, whose protein sequence is MQDDDFSLFKSAIQGVKPIKHDRADTGKPKADRDRIAKLRQSATVRTDTTTVDGLSDQFVIDVGPEDELMWARDGVQESQMRKLKIGQIPFEGSLDLHGMSVEKARETLWAFLAEATKFEIRCVRVTHGKAVRLDGKRPMIKSHVNTWLRQHAQVLGFCSCQAKHGGAGAVYVMLKRTMMEGRDE, encoded by the coding sequence ATGCAAGACGACGATTTTTCCCTGTTCAAAAGTGCGATCCAAGGCGTCAAGCCGATCAAGCACGACCGCGCCGACACCGGCAAACCCAAGGCTGACCGTGACCGGATCGCCAAGCTGCGCCAGTCCGCTACCGTGCGCACCGACACCACCACCGTTGACGGCCTGTCCGATCAGTTCGTGATTGACGTCGGTCCCGAAGACGAACTGATGTGGGCCCGCGACGGGGTGCAGGAAAGCCAGATGCGCAAGCTCAAGATCGGGCAGATCCCGTTCGAAGGCAGCCTCGACCTGCACGGCATGAGCGTGGAAAAGGCTCGCGAAACCCTTTGGGCATTTCTCGCCGAAGCGACCAAATTCGAAATCCGCTGCGTACGCGTCACCCACGGCAAGGCTGTGCGTCTGGACGGCAAGCGGCCGATGATCAAAAGCCACGTCAACACCTGGCTGCGCCAGCATGCGCAAGTACTCGGCTTCTGCTCGTGCCAGGCGAAACATGGCGGCGCCGGCGCCGTGTATGTGATGCTCAAACGCACCATGATGGAAGGCCGCGACGAATAA
- a CDS encoding LysE family translocator, with translation MSLETWLLFSGTALVVILIPGPLSLLMISNSLNYGLRRSYPAFLGGVSASICLLSASALGLGALLLASEKLFSALKIVGALYLFYLAWQSWQQSRQPSVGAEVPQAAPAPRFRALFGRAFMLGASNPKDILFFAAFLPQFLNAEQPFLPQLLVMIATWTVLDLLCKLTYGLGAHGAARYLRSGKGQSWFNRISAGLFGGAGAASLLSSH, from the coding sequence ATGAGTCTGGAAACCTGGCTGCTGTTCAGCGGCACTGCGCTGGTGGTGATCCTGATTCCGGGGCCGCTGTCGTTGCTGATGATCAGCAACAGTCTGAATTACGGTCTGCGCCGTTCCTACCCGGCCTTTCTGGGAGGTGTGAGTGCGTCGATCTGTCTGCTCAGCGCTTCGGCACTGGGATTGGGCGCCCTGCTGCTGGCATCGGAAAAACTCTTCAGCGCGCTGAAAATCGTCGGCGCGCTGTACCTGTTCTACCTCGCCTGGCAGAGCTGGCAGCAATCGCGTCAGCCATCGGTTGGCGCAGAAGTACCGCAGGCGGCGCCTGCTCCTCGCTTTCGCGCGCTCTTTGGACGTGCATTCATGCTGGGCGCCAGCAACCCGAAAGACATCCTGTTCTTCGCCGCTTTCCTGCCGCAGTTTCTCAATGCCGAGCAGCCATTTCTGCCACAACTGCTGGTGATGATTGCGACCTGGACAGTGCTTGATCTGCTGTGCAAGTTGACCTACGGGCTCGGCGCTCACGGTGCAGCACGCTACCTGCGCAGCGGCAAGGGCCAGAGCTGGTTCAACCGCATCAGTGCCGGACTGTTTGGCGGCGCAGGCGCAGCTTCATTGCTGAGCAGTCACTGA
- the uraH gene encoding hydroxyisourate hydrolase, whose translation MGRLTTHVLDAAHGCPGSSIKVELYRVEGSQLELVASALTNSDGRVDAPLLQGDDYRTGVYQVQFHAGDYYRARGVQLPEPAFLDVVVLRFGISAEQDHYHVPLLISPYSYSTYRGS comes from the coding sequence ATGGGACGTTTGACAACACACGTTTTGGACGCTGCACACGGTTGCCCGGGCAGCTCGATCAAGGTCGAGCTGTACCGCGTTGAAGGTTCGCAACTGGAATTGGTCGCCAGTGCGCTTACCAACAGCGATGGCCGGGTCGATGCGCCGCTGCTGCAAGGCGATGACTACCGTACCGGTGTCTATCAGGTTCAGTTCCACGCCGGCGATTACTACCGCGCCCGTGGCGTCCAGTTGCCGGAGCCGGCATTCCTGGACGTGGTCGTGCTGCGGTTCGGCATCTCTGCCGAACAGGATCACTACCACGTACCGTTGCTGATCTCGCCTTACAGCTATTCCACCTATCGGGGCAGCTGA
- a CDS encoding MarR family winged helix-turn-helix transcriptional regulator yields MLDLKNCASQQQAMEAFFFGYQAFTAKADEMLERRGLSRVHQRIVFFIARYPNLSVKELLALLGVSKQALNMPLRQLQEMHLVDSVASETDKRKRLLELTVEGAKFEQALRREQVKLLERVFAEAGETAVNGWLAVNLALGTNRPNE; encoded by the coding sequence ATGCTTGACCTTAAAAACTGCGCCAGCCAACAACAAGCCATGGAAGCGTTTTTCTTCGGCTACCAGGCGTTCACTGCCAAGGCCGATGAAATGCTTGAGCGTCGCGGCTTGTCCCGAGTGCATCAACGCATTGTGTTTTTCATCGCACGCTACCCGAACCTGAGCGTCAAGGAATTGCTCGCGCTGCTCGGCGTCAGCAAGCAAGCGTTGAACATGCCGTTGCGGCAATTGCAGGAAATGCATCTGGTGGACAGCGTGGCGTCCGAGACTGACAAGCGTAAACGCCTGCTGGAGCTGACGGTTGAAGGCGCGAAATTTGAACAGGCGCTGCGCCGCGAGCAGGTCAAATTGCTCGAGCGCGTCTTTGCCGAAGCCGGCGAAACGGCGGTCAACGGCTGGCTGGCGGTGAATCTGGCGCTGGGGACTAATCGTCCGAACGAGTGA